GAAGCACCAAGAGAAAAATTGGCCAGAGTCCTTACCAAGGTTTGCATCACAGCAATTTCAACTTGAGAAGAAAttgcaactgttgctgctgataaaccaacagtgattatttagtttgacagtAAAGAAGACGATCACTGAGTTTGTTGTCTGGGCTGAAtctcagatgatgcagaaaatgataagcctttcttaaaacaaaaaccctgtgcacatgtaaatgaagtgtCATGGTTAACAACATGTGAGTAAAATAACCATCATGTGTCATGCTGGACTCAgagctgttctctgtctttgaaaAGGGAATGTGGAACTGTCACTGACTAATCTCTTTTTGCATGTCACTAGTTTTCTCATGAGAAAGTATTCAGAGTACAGgaacttccttcctttcagatagaacacacaagaagtggcttttttttttccttcctaatcGCACAAGCCAAAAACAtatcaactaaaactaaactaaaacttttttacaagcacaagctcctgtttgtttttgtgcttggttgttgttggttgtttttctgcatgcaaCTGGCCTAAAATCCAGGAGCAGAGAATTCCACCTGGATggaggcaggcagcagagagaactaaggagtgaaatgagaaagatgaggggttttttttccatttcttgacTAGCTTTGTTAATGAACACCAATGGGACGCCACTGTGATGCGGCAGGGGGAGGCCTCAGAACGGGAGAGAATTACCCATCTAACACGGGGAAATGCTTAAAATGGTTTGCAGACCctgatttctctgctttgtgttccaGTAGATGAGTGCAGAAAGGCAGTGTACGTTAGGGCTGGATGTCATggtaaaggaaacagagagaaatcatgagcgaggagggactgcagcattatgaatatttcaggcTACTTCTCAGCACCCGGCTGTGCTCTCATTGCACGCCGCTATTATCAGTTCCAGCCTGCTatagtgtatttttctctgccattgtAAGAGATTTATTATGTAGTTAGAGGTATTTGATGATTCAGCTTTAGCAGCAGTAAATTGGACTCTCTACTACTAAAGTTATATTTCAATCTGGCAGTGAAGTGCTTTGTAGGGATGCCTCCCTGCTGAGTGGTTATTACCGGACTGAACGAgtggagcttttttgttttattctttttttattttttgcaatgcaaCAGGTTCATAATGTATGCATATGAATTCATATCCATGAACCGTACAATCAGTGCAATTCAAACGTGTTAACGTCGGgccttcatttccttctctcgGCCTCTTTTTCTAGACTGCCAATGGTCGTCAGGCGTTTTTCTTGGCAAGTGTGACTGAGCTTGCCTCTTGGTCTCGGTGCTGTAAGACGGAGGTGTAATGTGGCGTTGGCGTTTGTGTGGCCTTCCGTAGGGAGCAGAATAATGGCGGTCAAAGGCagacttgatatttttggatggatgagatgttttgtttacatcctcaTCTTTATGATGGAGCTTTCTTTTTGCCCCTGACCTATCTGAATGTGTCGTCTGGTTAGCGGAGCAGGGGTGTTGGCTGACGTGTTTGAGCCGGACAAGGCCAGCGGTGCTACAGCGGGGCTGCCGTGGTGATGGACGCACAGATTTacctgttttgttgcagaaggCCTCCATCGTTTTAAAGCAAGACCTGTAATCCGTTTAGCAGCGTGGAGATGTAACACACAACAATGGACTGAGGTTTTCCTCAGGACCGAGGGTaacttctctgagctgaagaaataagTTCAAGCTCAAAGTGTACATAGAAAAAGACGAAAAAGAACACCTACATGCAGGATGCTATCCAGAGAGGTCAGCTTTAACCTTCTGCTATCCTGGGActgaatctttgtgtctttgtataccTGTTCTTGTGTCTAATAGTATATTTGTTAGCAATGACATTCTGAGCACATCAGGCTtggacaaacaccaacacagagcataaacatgagaacaagaaggaagcacattttgagtaggtaccttaagtttccaaagagaagaggcacaTTGACGGCTTCTTTGGAAAAAGCGTGTGAGCAGATGATCCGGCGGCTGACCCTGCGTCTCCACGATGTAcctcatctgtaaatacaacacataaaGTAAGGGCTGGGAGCTTTTGATGAATTCTTTATGGATTCTTTTTCTATCCTATCTTCAGGCACATTAACTCTTATCATGTgtccatgttaaaaaaaacagatttttaagaaTCGCTGAAGTGCTGCTTACTACATCATATGATGAATTGCCAGGATAGAGCAGAGTGCCGatgtacagagcagcagcgaTGCAGCCCAGAGACCACATATCTATGGCCTCTGTAAATGGGAGCCCCAAAATAATCTCTGGAGAtctgagagaggacaagaacCCAGAATCATACAGTTATGAAAGCTACTGCCAATATTTTGGAGCACAATGAATTCTGCTGGCTTAACACCCTCATAAAGACATTGACAGTTAGTGTTAATGGATAGTGGGACAACGCTAAGAGATCAGCTATGATTGCAGTTACTCACCGGTATGGACGGCTCTGAATGTATGAGCACACCTTGGCTTTTGAAACCTCGCatgccaggccaaagtcaatCACTTTGACTCTGTATGGCTGCTGAATATGGTTGaccaacatcacattttccaacttGAGGTCTGCGTGTATTAATCTAATACTCTTCAAGTGTTCAAGTGCGTTGGCAAGctgaaaagtcatgaatatcacacatttaacatttatttcaactatttatcagcatttttcaatgtttatactgtttacATCATAACACATTAGGGTTCTTGCCTGCTTTATGATGGGTCTGATCTCACTCAGAAAAAGGGGTCGAAAGAacctttctttcatgaaatcaaaGAGGCTTTTGTCCAGGAGTTCAAACTCAAGGCAAATGTAGCCATTGTTATTGAAAACCTGGTACCATTGAACAATGTCGCATTTGTCCgcgttcagtgatttcagcttctCAAGTATGACCACCTGTGGAGGTACGTCTGGTCAGGCAGATTCTAAATGAGCTTTGCAGCTAAGAACACAGCTGAATGAACCAAAATCTAAAGGATGACCATACAGCACAAGTCTAACTTTGATCGTCACGTAGAGCTTACGTACCTCCGCATTTGCCTTCTCAGCTTGGTCGTTCCTTTTCTTGACCATTTTGATGGCGACCGTCTTCGAGTCATCCATCCTTGTGCATTTTGCCACTTTTCCAAAGGTGCCCTCTCCCAAAATGGACTGCACCTGGTATCGGCAGGATTTGGAGCTGAGCCAGCCCCCTtcaactcattactatctggatgtccaaacaaatctctaaaaggccttcagttaattcagaacgctgctgcacgaatattaacaggaactaggaaaagagatcacatctctcccgtgttagctgctcttcattggctgccagtaaaatatagagtagaattcaaaatccttcttttaacgtataaagctcttaatggccaaactccatcgtatctcagagagctcatagttccttactgtcctagcaggccactccactctctagatggaggtttacttgtggttccgagagtctccaagagtaaatctggaggcagatcgttcagttatcaggctcctcttctatggaaccaactcccagtatcggtccggggggcggactctttagtaagaccaggcttaaaactttcctgtatgacagagcgtacagttaaaaagtcctctactctttaggtatgctgctataggccgaggctgctggaggaaggactgagcttctctctctctctctctccctctttctctctaactccctccttgcatgcgctgataagaaccatccttcttaaaaaaaacacagtttcacacatttatactgcatttactaaccatgttctgccaaagtctctgtctctcccagttcctctcctctctctccctgtcctcatcctgcaggtggtgactcatctccatcccatgttcctgcaacacctgctggtcccatatttcatgaattctgtattacagctcaactccatgagcttcatgcagcaacatgttcctgcctacacccccccaatgcctgtctcactgtctctcttctcgctctcaacccaaccggtcgaggcagatgccccccctgagcctggttctgctcgaggtttctgcctcttaaaggaagtttgccactgttgccaagtgcttgctcatcgggagatctgttgggtctctttaaataaatttatagagagtttggtctagacctgctctatatgtaaagtgccttgatgtaactttgttatgatttggcgctatacaaataaatctgatttgatttgatttgattcaactAACTTGCCCTCCTGGACACATGGAGTGGGGGACGTCTTTGATGCcatcacaagctgaaaacaggatggatgtggacacaatattgtgtcacaATGTAAGAAATAGCATTCCCGTCAGAGGAATACTGTATAGGCATAGGAATACTCTACTGTCtaactctaaactgtctaaccctaaccctacgttgaatcaaatgttgtgaggaaaagtatcaattctAAGATAAGTTGGCAAACTGAACATACTTACCAATCACAGGATTTGATGTTCGAGGAAAATTccagtgctgtcaaaaaaaacGTCCAACGTAGAAAGATGGGTTAAAATGGAAAGgcaatccaaaatccaaatatgAAACGCTGGCTGTTGAAATGTGTCGTCACTGTCTGATGCACACACCGACTGTGGAGCTTGTTATTGTGCCTTGAAGTTGGTCATTCTGCTctatgacatcatttgcctttgaTGTAACATTCCGAACAAAGATTctgatgaaaactaaactgtggagtaaagatcaacatggtacatatgacataaaatatgtgcactaataacacaaaaatgtaaacactttgatgAAACCTATTACAAACTGCtacttacatactgtacatatgctTACAGCGGGGACATACGGCGTATGCATCCAAGTCCATGTTATCTACAATATTGTCCAAAGTTTGTGTGAccaccttccctctctgtgacaggaaacattagattgaataagaaaaatagaattGTAGATATTTTTAAGAGTATATAGAGCCATACAAACCTTATTATGGATATCTCATTCTGATTAAAGTCATATCTTCCCACAGAGGACATGTCATGATCACTCTCGACACAGCAGCATGCGATACAGAGCGGAAACTTTTACCTGCAATGTTATTGGATTTAAAACTTTGTCCAAAAGACAGCAAATgacagtaacaaaaaaaaaaaaggatatttatTTAACCTCTTTTGTATAACAACTGCCAGTTGGCTAAAAAAAGTTACGAGGGATCATTTCAAGGGCATCTTTACAATCTATTGACaatcttttccatttgctgATCTTCACTTTTCATCATGCAGATGCAGAGCAAGTAGGTTGGTTTGCAGTTCCCTTTTCCTTCATATCCCAGATACTCTGAGCACATCTTTGCAACGACAGCAGCCTTATCAACACTGTTCACTTTGATTAGGTGCTTTATTCTCATGTTAAGAAGTGTGGGACCTTCTAACTCAAGATACTAGTGGACTTGCTCAATTTGAGGAATTTGATTGGACAGGATGCTGCTTAGTGTGGTGTTGGACCAGATGCCGTCCCGCTGCGCCACAACTGCCCAGTGCAGCGACCAATACAGAAAGCCACTCAGGACAGGTGCAAAAGGGTAGAGAACAAGTGAGCAAGGGAGGGGAGGTGGTAAATGGGAGGAGCTAGGGAGGGCAGAATAATCTAGGTTTCTTACAAAGCAGGCCTTGAGGAAGGTGGATGGATCATCACCGACAACGACAGAAAGCCCCCTGAGGATGAGGCATCTGACTTCTGTCACACCCGAAGCCTGGTGGATTGAGGGAGCAAAGAGGATATCACACACTTAAAATAGGGTCCATGTGTTACCCTGAACAATATGTGCACAGACAGAATCAATAACTCCAACTCCATTGCACATAGGACACTCAAAGTTACACAAGCAGGATAGCTCACATTACcagtacatttatttacacCACATGTGGCTTTTATCAAGCTCAACCAAGTATCAGACTGTTCTAAGTGGTAAATGTAGAATTGATAATCAATTAACCTTTGTTTGTTGCATTAGGTCAGCCAAAACCTGCCCTGTGAGGCCCCTCTTTGCCTTGAAGATTTCCATGAGCCTGTATCGGTCTGTATCGGTCAAGGGCCTCGTAGAACTCCTGTCTCAGGCTCTTACCAACCACCCTGCTGAACTCCAGACACATCTGAAACATACTGACGACGTCTTTCATGAGAGGAGTCAGAGAGGATGTCCGTGTCTGCCTGGCTGAGCGTGTGGCTTCATTCTTTACTTGATGTCGGGACAGGCACCTccacaagagaaaacaaaggaatgATTTTAAGGGAAGGTCGCTCAGGCAGCTCTGATATCTCTGTCAGACTGCACAGTTCGTTGTCCAAGTTAGGATCTTTAAACTGAAAGCTGAAGTCATAGTTTATCTGAAGAACAGCTTTAAGGGAGTCAATCAAAAGGTCAACTGCATCAGGCTCACTTTCTTTAAGTCTGCTTCAGCGATGGGAACTCTAACTAacccaccgctgccaaactactgactgaacacccagatgcattcatgttatatattttattccctatgtgtaatgctgctgttacactgcaatttcccagtctgggataaataaagtatctatctatctatctatctatctatctatctatctatctatctatctatatacacatatacacggACTGATCTGTGGCAACTTACCGTTCAGTTTAATAATTAGatgtttactgtaaaatgtaacagtATCCATAACTAAATCTACTTAAGAAAACAGAGTTTGTACTTGGTTACATTCCACCACAGCTTTTCCAAGGGTCCATGAATGCAACAACCCAGTGGATTAAGGCTGCACACCCTGTGGTGTAGCAGCAATTAAGCCTTGCAGTCCCTCTGGTAAGTGCACCATATTATTTTTTAGGAATTACCTTCATGTAACAATTCATGAGCAGTTTTTGTTACTCTTAATGAGAAATGTAGCTCCTTTATATGTacactttattgtgttttatgaagtgAGCTAACCTGCActctttgattttctgctttaagtgtgagacagatgactgactgtgttttatCAACCCGTGTACAAGATGCAGAGAATTATTGGCGGCTTTTGCCAAAGTTTAATTACACAAAGCAAGAGAGTGAGAGCTAGCtgagtttattcctcaatgctgtggagcccattaaagtacactcaaatgtaataaggtaatggtcagacaggagagaattttggggaagaagtgttaacttgtcaatttcagtgccaaatgttagaacaagatcaaggatatgattcTAGAGGTGAGttcacattcacatgctgggaaaagccaattgagtctagtagggaaagaaacccagaactaaggctgtcgctttctacatcaacatgtatattgaaatctcccagaataatgattttatctgtactgagtactaactctgatataaactcagaaaactctgataggaattctgagtacggaccaggtggacggtatactgtaactaacagaactggtttttcacctttccagtctgagtgggaaagactaagagtgaggctttcaaaagacctgcagccagattttggtctggggttgattaataggcttgactgaaatattgcagccaccccccctcctcgacctgtggtacagggatatgaaagttaacatgagttgggggtgtagcttcattaatgctaacatactcatcctgctgcagccacatttcagttatacaaaataaatcaatatggtgatcagctatgagatcgttaactagtagagattttgatgataatgatcaaatgttcaacagtccacatttgatcgcagtgttatttgagactgaatttgtggctgttttaatttcagttaggtttttgtttttagctgctcttctgtttaatttgggtttattaacttttctaaatttaggtgttcgggggacagacacagtttctatagacctaaacatagacagagactttattctattctcggcaggtgaccgctctgactgaggcgcagaggagcgtgttaaactgcggctctgcctcctggtctcttctcagggttttggctttctaataaaatcggccatattcctagatataagAGTGGCTCCacccacggtgggatggacacaatctctcctaatcagaccaggtctcgCCCAGAAAGTCCTCTAGTTATCGTCAGTAAACCCCTTGTTGATGATAGCTGGGTCAGAGTGTATCTGACTCGCTgccccgccccctttttttttttacctctctttTGGGGGACCCCGGTCACTGGCTACCCAAATTGGCAGTGAAGCACTCCCGTGTTATGTTCTGGCATtggtttgtcaaaaaaagagaatttccaAATACGCTCGGAGGCCTGTCAGCTGCCATGCTGTACTCCCCTGAACCTGAGTTCAGTTTTAatccatttctgctttaaatgaattcacaggaacttgttttttcccttttcttctttatgcaCAGGTCACTATTCCTCACATCTTCCTCACCGTGTGACGTCACCTGAAATACACCTCCATCACAAGGGTCGGCTCGCCCACGTAATGTTGCTAACaatgaattaactttaatgtaaaGCCTCATATGGCAGATGGACTTAAAACACTTAATAGGTTTGTAACtttggagacagacagtgtgaagactgtttgtttgtatgtgtggtatTTCTAAATAAGCTTGGAGGCCTCTCAACTGCCACGCTGTACTGCCCTGAACCTGAACAGGTTCTTTAGTCCgtttctgcctgcctctcctgcagagtagcctgtagctctgtcatgccaccatcaccaccctcttgtggtggttgtgtgttattctgtaGCTCTTGAATGAGTTTGTCCTTCTCTGCTTGGCTGGAGagaagtcctgcagctggacTTCCAAATCTACCagagtgtctctctccttcctccacttctccatagtctgctccttctcagtcaACTGGGCTGACAGACATTCCTTCAACATCtcgtttggcctgtttgtggtCATCTGACTGCCAACTGGACGGTGGATGTTGTTGATGCGGTCCTGAGAGGATCTTCTCTCTGGAGGACAGTTGCATTCAGGCGACGCTTGTCTAGCAGTCTGAATCTTGAGGAAACGTTCATAGGAGCGCTGTGAAGTATAAACCATGGTGGTTTATACCGaacatgattttgtgtgattgtctcTATCTGTTGTGACTGAGACTTTAGACTTGAACCAGCAGGCTGAAATTTGAGTATGtctgtcatgactgtgtgtgctacAAGTGTACTGACTTTCAGACCGGACCCACCTTCCCCAGTGACAAAGGTCGGCCTTCACACCTCCAAACTAtgcatttgggaaaataagTGCTCAATGGGAGAGAAAGTGTCTTATCTCTAATATTTCAGAGATCCTTTAACCTGTTCACTCAGTCCCTCTAGGTTTCATGAAAATTTCAATGCGGCGTTGTCAGGTTCAAACAACCTAAAACATTCTCAATTGCATtaggaaagaaagacaactggaactgatgttattttactCGCGAGGAGAACGGTCAGAGACGTACTCAGTTACAATCTCCAACACGCTCTGAGTTCGTCCTTccgtttcctctctttttatttctttgggtTATCCTTGTTACATAGGAGTGGTTACCTCTTATTTTGAATACACAGAGGACGACACATTCTGTCTCAAGGTCTGCGTGACCTGGTTAATCTTATCTGTGCAGAATGAGTTGtgtatcttcttcttcttcacactaCAGCACGCCAGTAATTTTCCACACTTTAATACATGTAACTTTAAGCAAACGTGGGATAACTTATATACATTATTCTGACAGGCGTAacgtcaacaacaaagttagtgtaaacatatgtgtaccatctttacaccgtttctttcaccaccaaaaattgtatactgtcatagaaaacaaaaacgaagaacaaaaatggagtttatttcattttcaacaagcctgctcacaaaaaaggaaaaaagtctgaagtcattactgaataaattaacaagcttgtcctcattttaaagctgaagatgtgcccaacaataatctgtggttcagttttatccatcgtgtccgGTCAATCTGacgttttgtcatctttcccctctgtgctaatgctaatttaaaggtctgtcAGACTGCTCATCTTTTTGTGATGCATAACTGTCTCTGATTGGGAAAActtttcaccccaaataagCGCTGTGTAACCGGAGTTGAGCcgcatgagacacacacagtgacgcacacaggcaatgctgtcggcctggagttctcttttactctgtttttcattgatttttatcatcatttttgtcattgtcatctttttataccaacatggtgaattaataatttaagccatcactaatagttgtgggtttacttCTGGTTTTGGACACCGAATATTCTccccataaatgaaatgttcatatggcattttacttatgtaactgGTGCTTCTAAAAGTAACCATGtttgtgattggccccaaaaggttatctgttgaaaagaaaaaaaggaaaggttgcagtgtgcattttagccaaattggaccattttggatcgGTTTGGCAGACTGGAGATGGCCAAaggacactgtttggtaaaaactcaaaAGTGCCTCAGTGGTGTCACATATTAACataaaatttggtacacatgtggacagggagtgtttgatccatatatgtaaaattcagcctgttttataactaagattttgaaatgtcactttgtttttttttaatttctcaattcaatatttgaagtcaattgatgtaaagggacaaatgttttctttcatttcattcattaatacttttgtagtccagaccagagcttttgtttcctggtcacagagggatgggactgtgtgcaccacttactatttttttcccaaccttaattatggggggatggaggagccacacacccagccttcctccttccctacccctgacatgactgcctggctggggatggaggagccacactctcagccgtcctgcctctcgcaaacacactctgtatagagacacaggactggaataagtgttgcataactctcactgtctacagagataattttataccgtatcttccaggctggatctgtgatgtggaccccaatcttggtgtgacgttctaaatatgtcttagcagcagagttctcatatgtgcttgcattgaaaacaaagtgtatacactacctagtatctgtatgacagatactctgtagttttattaccctttggactcacctcttggatcctggggggtctcaggagtggttctgtccagcagaacatactcctgccctccccaagcaggagtagggtttgggaggagggagttagggtttaaatgaaaaatataatattataaaatcctCAGGAAACTATATAAATCTAAACATGTCTCAGTTACTAACCTAAAAAACTTGTGCAGTCTTTCACCTTCATTTACTTTGGAGAGGAACTGGGTTAGGCTTGGGGTTGGGGGCGAAGGTCCATTCCCGTGAGGGGAGAGCAGTGCACGGGCCATTACCGGGCGTCCCTCGGTCCTGGcaccgactttttttttttttttttttcattggcgGGGGGGTCTGGAGTCTTAACATTGTATGACAGCGGTGACTCTGGAGGACATGTCCAGTCCTTCGCCCTCATGGATGCGGGAGAAGGTTGCTGGAATGTTTTTTAGAGTATGTGTgagagcatctgcatattttactgtaatgacgATATAATCATGATTTGGTATGaa
The genomic region above belongs to Echeneis naucrates unplaced genomic scaffold, fEcheNa1.1, whole genome shotgun sequence and contains:
- the LOC115038352 gene encoding homeodomain-interacting protein kinase 1-like, giving the protein MFQMCLEFSRVVGKSLRQEFYEALDRYRPIQAHGNLQGKEGPHRASGVTEVRCLILRGLSVVVGDDPSTFLKACFLVMASKTSPTPCVQEGNSKSCRYQVQSILGEGTFGKVAKCTRMDDSKTVAIKMVKKRNDQAEKANAEVVILEKLKSLNADKCDIVQWYQVFNNNGYICLEFELLDKSLFDFMKERFFRPLFLSEIRPIIKQLANALEHLKSIRLIHADLKLENVMLVNHIQQPYRVKVIDFGLACEVSKAKVCSYIQSRPYRSPEIILGLPFTEAIDMWSLGCIAAALYIGTLLYPGNSSYDVMRCSQQLLSVHQSISVRNLSCSSRAKPPVSHFTWYKESTDGPMNVSEGHLYSFRATYGEVY